The Oreochromis aureus strain Israel breed Guangdong linkage group 7, ZZ_aureus, whole genome shotgun sequence region GCAACCAGGTAACTTCTAATGTGAAATTTGGGTGCTCAATTCAAGTTCttggtaaataaaaaaatagataaaactgTCTGATTGCTGCTTAATATCACAACGGTTTAAAAATCACCACTGACAAGCAAACAGCTTAGGTAGTTACTTAACATATCTatgcatttctgtttttgtttttttgctgtatTATGGTATATGTCAACTTTCCAGTTCTGAGAGTAGACACTGATCTGTTCTGAGGTGAATAGCTGTTGAATAACTAGTTACCATTAGATCACGAACCTGTCAAAACTTACAACATTTACAATGAACTCGTGGACATGTATAGGACAGGGATGTTGCGTAGATTACGGGTAGTCACGGTGAAGAGTAATCATGGTTAGAAAAAGACGATAGTTTACAGCTTCAcgctatactttttttttttttttggcgttACCTTAGGCTTAAACAGCATAAATATACACTACAGTTTAGTCGTCTTTCAACATTTCAATTCTTCAGAATGTTCTTCATGCAAATGTCAGGTTTATATAGAATGCATCAGTGCATTTAAACTGCAATAAGTTTGAGgttcatcatcgtcatcatcatcatcctgcgcctctgtttttaatgttttgcatTCCTGTACCTTCTGAGGGGGCCTTGGTCTACTACTACTATTACTTTATTATGATGCTTTCACAAAATCTGTGTGTTCATTACTTGATTGGGGAAAGAAATAATCAAAACGAAAAATCACTAGACTGTCTTCTTTCAAGCTCTATATCTGAGGCCTCAAAGTTTTTCACACCTATAGCTGAGatggtgtatttttttaaaacaccttCTCCGAATATGTATCTGAGAATTTcttgtattttctttctcttttttttttttgctgaaattttgaataaataaatgaatgagaaCTACGAATGCCTGCTATATTTAATTTTCCATTCACACCAATCAATGGATATCTACTATAGATCACAATCTACCTCATTGACACAAAAGGGGGATCTATTGGTTTTGAATGCTCCTCCAGCTGTTCCAGGATCTTCTGAATGAGGGCCTGCAGCAGAGGCACCAGTCTGTCAGCTGAGGCCAAGATACCAGATGTGGGTACATGGATGAGGGCTGCTCTCCCCTGACTGTGATACAGTGAGCAGTAATATGCAAAATCGCACAGGTACCTAAAAAGAAGAAATCAGCCATTATCTCATATTCAAGAGTGACTCTTGATCGTGCAGGAACATGTGCCTACCTGCCAGCATCTCTTGAATAAACTACATCCATCCCTGCTTGTCTGAAGTGCTTTGAGACTACCCTCATGTTAATGACTGACTCCAGCTTCTGTGGCCCCCCTTCGATGCAGCAGCGAGTCTCTGGACAGTAGCCGCAGACATCTCGGTCTTTGTAGCCAGTGTTCTTCCCCGTTTGCTCCAAAATCACCACACTGGAGCCTCTGGCCAAACCAAGATGTACAGCAAACTGAAGTAAATGCACACAAATACAGAGTGAGTTATTTACCTTCTCTTATGGGGTGGGATTTCTTTATTAATCATGTTTCATGGTTGGAAGAAGCAGAATAATCATTTTGGAAATCTATTGACagaattaaattttaaaataataagttGATCAGTCTACAAGTcacattttgctttatttttaccTTTGGGTTAAGAGTGTGCCAGAGCTCACCAATAATTTTCTGGGTTTTCAAGTAACTCACTGGTAACTCCCTCACGTGGACTTCAACCTTCTCCCCCAGTCCGATCAGTTTCAACCCCTGCAATCATTTTTcaaatttgttattttcagaCTCAGTCAGCCGGTGGCGTTGATCGTTATTACCTTGGCGGCTTCCCAGCTGGTGTTGATCAAGAACTGTCGAAAAGGTCCAAAACCTTAAAAGTAAATCGAATTTGCcagttcaaaataaaagtcgGTCTGGTGCGATCATGAAGGACATGAACATTTACAGTTTACCTGTAACGACCACCGTTTCGCTTTTATTCATAGCCGAACCGAGTTCGCAGCGCCTATAACGGCAGACAGTTCACGGATTTCATGTAAGGATACTAAAACGTAGATATATTTGCTTTAGCTGTCGCTATTCGTTTACTGTCCGCTTGGGGGCGCTCATCTCTGATAAATGTGATGCCCTTGTGAGGGTGATGCATTCAGGTGTCTCGGGAAAGTTATATTGAACTTAAAACAGCGAGACAGACAAGCATTTGTACTCTCAATAACACTTacgggcaatttagaatcaccaaaaGTCACCAACCCCactaagtgcatgtctttgaactATGGGAGGAATCTGGAGAGAACATGAACaaaaccttcttgctgtgaggcaacagtgctaccCACTGCACCACTGCGTGTACATTGTATTTATCAATATTAACTACTTTCTTGCACAATCTCAGTTTACCTTTTACTTTTCTTCAACTTAACCTTAAATCACTGTTGTATATATTTACAGTTCTTGCACTCTCACAGAACCAGGCCATCACTATGTGCCTCTGGCACATTTACTTTAACttatgttgtttatttattgtaggGTGTTCTATTTTTATTCCTTATCCTGGTGCTGTAACACAATAACTTCCCATGTGGGGTGAAGAATCTATCGGTCTATTATGGCAAGTAAACAACAAAGGCAAGCACTTCATTGAAAGAGTAAATCTTCTAAATTAAAAAGTATTagggtaaaaagaaaagaggtaattaaaattaaaaaagcaaaatgaaaaagCAAATTTACCAAATTTGCTTTTTCAGTGTAACACACAATCTAAATAATATATGCAGTTAAATGTAGACTGATTTTTACATGTGGGAGAAAAAGCCAAAAGGTAAATGTAGCCAAAACCAATATACTGTATTTAAACCtcaattattatcatttttttaactCGTGTACGTTTCTTTTTAGcttgttctttcttttatttatagttgAGGTGAGTTTAGCATTTTAGTATTTCAGAGAGCACTTAAACGCAACATAACAACGGACAGGGACGGAGGGACACGCTCGGGACGCTCCTATGATGCAGCAAAGGACccgccctcctcctcctgcacttGTCAAAGGCCACCGATCACAAATTACATCACAGTCGCGCCCACGGACGCAGACGCAAATTGATGCCTGGAGAATCCGTCtcctaaataataaataaaatcaccgGACATTTTTTTCCATCTAACTTAACAGAGACAATTAGTTACCACAATGCTCCCTTTCAAGAGAACTTTTGAGAGCGAGAAGCACCAGCTGCAGGAGCTCAACAGCAGACTTGCCCAGTATCTATCCAGAACCAAGCAGCTGGAGCAAGAAAACGCGCATCTCAttgctgaaataaataaactgagaCAGGTGAGGACTACCGGATGGGAAACTAAGTACAGGGCTGAGATGCAGGACCTGCGGAGAATGGTGGGGCAGCTGTCGTTTGAAAAGTCCCAGGCTGAGATGGAGAGGGAGAAGCTATGGCGGGAGTTGCAGATGATCCAGAGTCTGTGCAGCGAGCAGACCGATGTGTGCCGGGACGTCAGTGGCGAACTAAAGAACTGTGAGAAGGAGCTTCATCACGCTCACAAAACCAACAGCGAACTCCAGCAGCGGCTGCTGCAACTAGAAAACGAGTATAAACGCTTAGAGGATGCACACAGGGAAGAGGTGAGCCGCGTTTGCCGTCAGGTGGAGTCCCGAGTGGCACCCATCATCAGGCAAACTTATCGTGGGCCTCCGGTGGTCTCCGTGGAAGAGGTGCAGGAGTATGCCCACGGTATGTCCGAAGGATGGATTCAGACCTTCGAAATGTACCAGAAGACGGTAGAAGACATGGAGCAGTCAATTAAAGCGGACCAGGCAATGCTGAACGATCTACAGAGGGAAAAGATGCTGTATGCGTCCGAGTTGGACAAATTACGCACGGAGGCAGAAAAACAAGGGCAGATTCAAATGCGACTTGAGGAGGAACTGATGCACATGCAGGAAAAATTCCGTGTGGACTTCAGTCAGTATCAGGTAAGGACGAATTTATTGTGCTACAGTAGAAGAAATGTTTAATTTGGCGTtgttcgatttttttttttttgtcaaaattaaacaaacaaaaaacccaccaGTTTTAGTAAATCCTGCAGAACAAGCTCTCATTTTGGAGAGGGGGGAGCGGCGTGTCCCTTGTTGCCCTGCCACACCCACTGTCCTTAAAGGTACTCATGCAGCTGCAGCTGACAGTGGCTGCTACAAATGGTTTCGATCTTTCTGCCTTTGAGTAACACAATTGTCCGCAAAAGTGAAATTTGATAATGTGAAATTTATATAagacattttttatatatacgCTGCATCATTCTGGCGTCTGTACCAAAACACTACACAATAAATAAGGAGGGGTCATTATTCAACAGTGAGCAAGGCCTGTCAAGTTTATGTACCCATAACTAAAACATATGGATTGTGCACAACATTTGACGTCAGTATACCAGGACAGCATAGCTCCATTAGCTGGACAAACGCTATACTTCCGCCCTAGCACCATCCAACTGCTAGATTACACCAGCCACTTAAACCAATTAGCTGTCAGACTGACAAATCCTTATTAGCCTTCTGAAGATGCAGTCTAAAGCAGGCCACTCAGTTACAAACCACTTCTCTTTCCACCCACTGCAGGTCTGTCTTCATGTCTTCAGCAAAGTCACACCAAATACATTCCTCTGTTTATCTGTATGTATGTAAGGAAGGCAAATGTTAACATGTACTGGAGAGGGTTTATGCACAGTGCACAGCACTACTTGGGAGGACACGCCTAAAAACTTCAGATCTGTTAAGAGCACTAAAAGCTGCAGTGAGATGGAttatggtttcctgtttttgcttttttccccctaccATCAGATGACTATTGAACAGCTGGAGCATGAGAGGAATGTGATGGCTGACGTTATAGCACAAAAAATGAGAGAGCATCAGCAGCTTCTCCAGGTGAAGATGGATCTGGGAATGGAGGTTGCTGCTTACAGGTGATGAGACCATTTagtttgttcattttttgtctaaataaatgaaatggatATTTTATAATGTCACGTCAAGTATAAGTCTTTTCCCAGGAGCCATTTTTACTTGTGTTAGCATGAAAAACACAGATGGCACGAATAAAAACACTATGAGAGACAATCAGCAGTCAGCCGTTGTATATTCAACTCTTCAGTAAGCCTTTATTATATGATATGAACCATACCTGGGTGCTAGAACCAAATCAGGAGTATGTGCTTCACTGCTTCCCTTACTGAATGTCTTCGATAGAAGAAGTACATGTGGAGTGTTAAATGTTTCAGAGCCATGTTTAATACAAGGAAAAGCTGTCAGATGCTTTTTGCAAAGGTGTTGCTAACAGTCAGTCTACTTTAAAAAGTGTAAGCTACAAcaattttgaaagatttttgtGTTGTTCATGAAGAACTCCTTTGGGGAATGAGCCCATGTGAAAACAGAGACATTACTGGTTATTTGTTTGGAatcattatttctttgttttctgaagAAACAATTGTAGAAAACATTGTAGAAACAATGGCTAAAATGTAGAAGGTTTCTTTATTCTGAGATATTTCTATGGTTTTGAAATCGGATTACTGTTTAAACCAGCTCAAATACTTCCTCAAGTTAATCTTAACTCAATTAACTTCATAATTTACATTTCCTGGTTTTGGCACTAATTGCTCAAATCTAAGATCTCAAACAAAAGTCATATTAAGCTTATATAGCTTGGATTCGTATTTTTCATTGTTCACTCACACCCCACCTGCAGTGGCTCCATGCACCAACAGTGAAGACTGCTATACACTTTGAAAACATCTGAGCTGCTTAACTGAAAATTAGTGTCTGACAAGGTTACATAAATACTACACATACTATAGATGATTCTTAAGTAAAGGTGTTAGAACATATTGTGTGAAGGACTGATTTTATAAGGAATAACTTGTCTTATAATAGCACTCAATGTCTTGCCTTTATGTTCATGACACAGGAAGATGCTAAGACATTTTAACTGTGTGTCAAAGTTCTTTATAAAACAGTGGGTAAACACTGTACTGGAATGTTATATCGATGTACCCTTGACATATCATAACCTCTTGCCTCATATTGGCGCACATTTAAACATACTTTTATCAAAGATGGTGAGGGATATTAGCATTTTACAAGGAAACACCTTAGAAGATTATGTGCTTTAGCTTGTCTCTATATGGCAGGCTCTCCGCAGGCACATCTGGTTTGTTTTGAACTTTTGGAATAGACAGAATACCTTATTAGAGACGTGGCAGCAGCATTTGTTTTTGTATGTGTCACGTGTCCGTTTTTGCTCTGGGATTCACAGGGAAGCATAGACAGCCATGCTTTGTGGGCGTTATTTTTAGGTCAGTCTTTCGGAAGGCACTCTCCAGAGAAGTTACTCGTTTCATTTGCTGTTGTATGTCTGTTGAAGGATGGCCAAGGAAAGGTGAGCTGTTTCAGATACTAGTAATGCATCTATATTAAATGACGGTGACTTATTTGAATTTTTAAGACTACTACCCTATATGGTCAGGTACAGGATTCATGCCTTCTCGTAAGCCAGTTGAGTTTAGTTTGAGAGGGTTGAAATGGCAGAGCTGAAGGATGTACACGATCCCGTGAGGTACTTGTCTTTGATGTTTTGAAAATATTTGGGAAGAAATTACCTTGACTTATGACTTTTTGCCCCTGTCTTCATATGTAATTTGCCTTGTCTCTGTTCAGGGCTCTTCTGGAGGGTGAGAGAATCGGTCTGCAAGATGCTCATAAGAGAGTGAATCAACATCAAAGAGAAAGAATAATAGGTATGTTTCTCAGTTATTTTTATTGATGCGATGATGATGAGAAAACACTGCAAGACTGGTTTCTACTTGGATAAATCGTCATATACACATTTATtaagcaaaactgaaaataaaatgtcaatccatcaaataattattactaATTAATTCTTTACTAATTACTTCTGACTTAGATATCAAGATGCCTGCCCAACGCTATACTCCAAGAGCTTCCACCTTAACCACCAAACAGCACATGGATATCAGGTACACGCCCTCGACTTCAAGCCTGAGAAGATCCCCCATGCCTTCCTCTGGGTCCATAAGTCCGTCTAGAGTCATCCCTATTTCAGTTACAGGAAGAGCTCGCCATCAGAGTCCGGCATCCAGAAGGGATATGATCTCATTTAACAAAGCTCGGGCAGCTGCTTCTGCCTCTGCTACTACCATTACCACCACCAGCACTACAACCAAAGATAAGCAAGCAGGCCATAGTGAAAACCAAGTCAGTCGGAGTGCACCAAAAAGAACAGCAGAAGAGCAGACCGTGAAACTCATCTGGCTCCCACACACAGAGGGCCAGATGAGTCCTGACAAGTCTTCTACTCCTGATACCAAATCAGTAAGAGTGGTGTCACCATCAATGAAGAGCCTAGTTACGGAAACCAAGACAGAAAGCAAAAAGTATGTGtcagatgaaaaagaaaaaggcccCGGTGTCGACGGTGAGGTCAAAGACAAAGGAAGAACAGAGTCTACAATAGGCCCAGCTGAGAAAAAGATATTAGACTCTGTGTCTGTAGAAGAAATAATCGAGAAAGTGATAAAACCAGCAGGTTTGGAAGCCAAGGTCTGTTCATCAGGAGATTCAAAAGTCAGATATCACGTGGAGAAAACTGAGCAGGAGGATGGCACGACTAAAACACAGATCGTGCTTGAGTCCAAAGTGGAGGAAGAGCTGGATGTTTCTCAGGACTATGCCCTGGAAGAACTGCTGAAACAAGGTGTGAAGAAAGTGTCACTAGAGGACATCAAGGACACAGCAACAGGAAGCATGGTCAAGAATCTGCTGAGTGGCTTGCAGGGAGGAGAGGACTTACAAAATAAGTCAGTCAATGTGGAAATCATCGAGGAACCAGTGGAGTCTTACAGTGATGAAGAATTTGAGGCTGAGCAGAAGTCCGGGTTGACTTTTCATGAGCCTTCGGCATATTTCCAAGTTGAGGAGCCAGAAAATATCCCTCATGGCATTCAAGATAGCAGGGGTGATGATAATGTGGTGAAATCCAACACAGATGAGCCACAGTTTGGATCTGTACAAGTCCAAGAGGTCTCTAGAGAGAGTGAATCTCCACATTTCTCCCATGATCAAGAGTCTCATGAATATTTTGTCTCCACACCAGATGAAAATCTTTCTGAATCTGAGGAAGGTGGTGGGATAACCTCATATGGCCATTATGGAATTGTAGATGATCTGTCGGATGAGAGGTATTATCAAGATGATGGCCTTCCCCAGAAAAAAGTGACTGTAGAAGAAAGTGATGAATATGAGTTTATGTCAGGTGACCGGTCGTTTGCCAAAGAGAGTTTTCCAGAGTGCATAATAGAAGAAGAGGTTCGGGTCTCACCTATAGTGCAAGAGTCAGTGCTTGAGTACCTGAGAGAAGACTCTCTGGAGCCCaaagagcagctgaaaggaGCTCTTGAGAAGCTACAAAGTTCAGTGTCGGGACCACTGAAAGAGGAGTTAGCTTTCCTCACCAAAGTGAGTAGTGAAAGTCCAGAGAATGTGGCCGTCGATGTCAAAAAAGTGGAACAGTCCACTGACAATGGAACCATGACTATAGTTGCAGAGCTAAATGTTTCTCAAACCCTGGAAGAATCTGGGCTCCTGGAAGGAGATGACCTATCTGAAGATCAGATCATGGCTGCGCTCAAGTCTTCTAACATAGGGATCGAGAAAGCCTTCCAAAGTGGGGCGGGAGGAGGATACAGCATTAGAGTTTCCAGAGAAGATAATGTTGCTCATAGTGTGGAGTACGGCGACTTCAGCGACAAAGGAGAATCTGCATCTGAAATCAGtgagaaacattttaaactggGGCCATCAGACAAGTCATTTGCCTTCCAGATGGATGTACACGGTGGCCATGATGAGGCTGCCTCAGAGCAAGAGCTGCAGCCTCCAGTCCTGGAGATGCCAGTGAAGATTTCACAGGAGAAAAGAATCGCAACAGTTTACCTTGAAAGCCCTTCCAATGACTAAGAActaaatcaatttttttttttttcaactgaaTAATTTCCAGTGCATTACGGTATGTTTACTTAAACATACAGAGCTTATACTAATGGTGATTGCAGGAACTGTATTCATGCTATTTTTCAAGCAAACAAGCATACTTAGAATACATAAGACTAGATTACCTAAAACAGAGTACTATTGGGACAAAAATAGCTATTTAGTTAAAAGTATCTGATTTTCATAtatgaatttttctttttgctattGACTGCAGAGATCCCATTACTAAAATACTCCATACTAACTACTGTGGACTAGATTGTGTAAGGATTGAAACATCTACATATTGTAGCCAATGCTGTGTGCTGTACTAGTATGTTTGGCTTTTCATAAGGTGCAGTTTGAACATCCTTGATTATTCTCTTTATAGTGCTCCATTTTGTACTAACCTACACTTTACAGCTTAAGCAGCTCATTCTACAGTTTACAGCATATAATCCACCCAGCCATCATGTCGTGGCTGTACTTGCCATGATGTTAAGTCTCCTTGGTCAGCATTTATTGCTCTCCGGGTTACAAGGTGCTGTGCACTGTTTGCAGAGTAGGGctttaattttttatgttttgagcACCTCTACAAAATGGAATGATGTTAGTACACAGCACATGCTGGAACACAGTGGTTTATATTAACAAGTCATTGCTAACATGTGTACAAGACTGTTGACCTTGTGACTGAGGATAATATCgtgagagtttaaaaaaaaaaaaaaaatatccgtTAGAATTTGTCTTTACAAAGCTCTTGAATGCATAGCAAAGTTTGGTATTGCTGGATTATTTAACCTCATAATGGCACATTACATAATTTGATTTCTTGGGGTTTCTAGGGACggtgtggtggttagcactgttgcctcacagcaagaagttcCAGAGTTTGACTCTACCAActggctggggcctttctgtgtggagttggcATGTTATGGCTTGTGTTTGCATGgtgctccagcttcctcccacagtccaaagacatgcaattattggggttaggttaactgatgattctaaattgcccatggGGGTAAATGTGTAACTGTCCAATGTGTATCCTGcgtcttgccctatgacagctgggataggctccaccccccccacccagaagcatgtttttaaaaaataaaacaaaaggtcTATTTTAACATGTGTCAAACATTTCTAAATTGCAAACagttaaaattttgttttgAGCATGTAATTGGGGGTAACACTGCATTTGGAATTGGTGCCATTTAGAATTCCAAACATGGCTGTCAGGTTGAAAACAATATCCTGATAAAACGATTAAAGTAGCAGCAGAGGTGTTTTGCATTAAAAGGATGTAGCGGTGATGAAAATGTAATCACACATAGGTTTGATCTTTGTCATGTATAGCACTTATGGCTTGTCCACAGCTGTTGGCTTTCAGTGTTGGCTTGAAGGATTCAACTTTGCTCTGACCTACAAGTGTGTTTATAATCGCACCTATTTTTGGATCATCAGCTTAGCATTGAGTGTTGACTAGagtttgttgtgttgtgtaTGCGTTACAGAGACAGAAATGAAATAGCATGTGTACCGTCTGGTTATATGTTTTGCTTATTTTCTCTAACAGCGGCTGTATAATTTACTTCTAACTACTGAAAAGTCTTTGCAAGTCGACTTTCTGGTAGGATGGTAAAGCAATCCAAAAATACAACATCTGGCATGAATGCCATgcttttacaaataaaataaatcagaagTCATTAGCAATCTACAAAAAGAACCCTTCATTTCATGGATTTGTTGTGATTTCATCCTTAAACTCAAACACTACTATATCAGTGCACCTAAAGTGTTTGTTATTAATCTTCATGCGGTTATTATCTTCATTAGTGAATGAGTGACTAATACAGTGTTTAATAAAGGTCAAATGGAGAGACTGAAATCATTGATTTATTCTGAATTCTATTGAGAACATTGCTTACGTTGGCATTAATTCCAGTCCTTAGATGAAAACTGCCCCAATATTATAacatcattaaaaatattatgAGTATGTTTTGTTTGAGTATTTATTCAGACTTTACTTTCTTCACCTAAAGTGCAAATTGACAAAAAATCAAGTACTGCCAGATGACAAAAACCGTTTGGGTGTGGTAGTTAGTGACTGGTGAGGACTGTCAGATTTCCTAATAGAAGAACACTGTCATTATTTCACAAATTTACCTAGCCAGCCTGTCCACAGCTTTTTTTACTGCTTTGGTCTTCCTGTGCTGACGCCCATACAAGGATCTCTGGATTTCAGGCACTACACACGGGAAAAAAGATAGCTGAGAGAGTGGTCAATGGAAGATAAGTGTTGAAACTCAAACTCGGAGGGGAAGCGCCACTTCCTAGCAACATGTGAACGCACTAAACATACCAAAATAACCACTGTAGCTGTCCAAGGTTTAGATAACACCTGTGCCGACTGCCCAGAGTGTCAGATCAACAAGCAGGATTTGATTTATTATGAAGACCCATCAGCAATCTGCTGTAAAATAAAGACTCGGTATGAGCCAGTTGTTGTTCTCTATATAGTCTAATTATGAGAGAGAAATAAGCAACTTCATAAGAAACTGTTATATAAGTCCCCCACCCAAAAACCCCCAAATCAAAACCTTCATCAGTAAACACGTATATGATTACACAATGTGCCCACACAAAGTGACACAGCAGACATGATGAATGGCTGTCAGCCATTTCTAGAATCACCATAAATAACAGTTGAAGAGGGCTTTATTAAAGCAGGGAAAGGAAGAGTGAAAAGTTACCCTCCTCACCAGGGAAAGTGAAACACAGCTAATCTGGAACAGATCCATTTGGCCTCCTGAATGTTTTCACTGTTGCTAAGGTTGATGTAATGGAAGGCCCTTTTTTTCCGCTGCACTTCAGAGGAAGGGGAAAAATGTCAAAAGCGTAGCTGTATGTGGGCTAttgttctctttgttttcaaaaCTTCTTATGCATTGTATCTGCTACACAAGCCAGCTTAACTTCGGAAAAGAAAAAGTTTCTCATTTTGAGTGATGTCATGAGGAAagcagtaaaaataaacactcCGGGCATATCTGCTCTCTGTCAGAAAGGTTACCACTTGAACGGCGAACAGAGAAGAGTGAGCCCTGGTGTTCCATGTCATACTTGGACCCCGACTCTGCACTTTAACAGCAATAACACAGCAACATAGCAACCAGGCTCCTTCACTTAGAGGCATGTCATTACTAGTGTGGAGCAATCCCCCCTTTCCCGGTATATTTTAGTACCAGTGTTCTGTCGCTGGCAGAGCTGAGCTCATGTGGCAAATAATATAcagcatgttaaaaaaaaacctcattaCATAAGGAATAAAGAAAACCTGTAACAGCTATGAAAAGAgaaattgaattaaatgaaCTAAAGAGCTGTTGACACGGAAATGCCACTTTTGTTTCAAAGGACATAAAGAAATACCACACTAATTGGGGTCAGCCTCCTATTAATTGAAAACAGTTAGCATACTGTAATTTCCTTCCCAAAAGTGTGTTGCCCATCTGCCAGACTCCATCCAAACCGAAGAAGCACAAAGTCACTCTTCGTGATATTTTACACCAGGGAGGGGAGCTCTGCACACTGCACCCTTCCAAGATTAGCATGCAACTCTGATAACGTTGAGCTCTAGAGGGATGGTGGAAATAGCTCATCTCAAAATGACTAGATATTCTGAAATGACCTCTCGCCTTCTCACTGGCAGAGGTGATGACACCTACTGACCTTTTATTAAAATTCTGTGATGTCACGTTCAATGACAGTAAGTAGTCCTCTGTCAGGCATTACACCTACACAGGTGTTAACCAAGACAAATATGTGCTCTGTAACACATGATTATTGTCAGTGTCCTGTAAGCCTGGGTTATTCTGCCCTCGGTCATCTCCACACATCCAATCAGCTGAAGGGTATCGGCTACCTCAGCACTCAGGTCACCGAATGCAGATCTTTTAAAATCAAGAGACCATCCTTGGATCTCTGCACATTTCTACAGTGGTACAACAGGTAAATAACTTCTTATTTCCAACTTTATCTCCAGATAAAGCAAGTAAATAATGAAACTTTAAGGGAATTCAtcttttttaacatttgtatGACATTATGTGCCTGAAAATAATCTTATGGAAATCTGGCTGTCTTATAGAGATCATAGTTTGTGAGTGAACGTAACCTGTTTTTGTCTATTATTAAGGAGAAAGTGACAGAAGTCATCCTGGGCAACAAGAAAACCGGGATCCTGTGGACCTACAGAGTTCTTGTATGCTTTTAAAGTTTGATCAAATTAGTGACTTGCAGAGTCTAAAACAGCAAaggggaaaacacacacacacacataaaacacacacatttgacAATAACTGATTCTGAAAACTTGGCAGCACTAGCTAATACCTTCAATATGAGCACCTTAATAGTGAGATCAGTTGTTTTGGGGTTGTAACTGAGAAATCTTTGTATTCTC contains the following coding sequences:
- the synm gene encoding synemin — encoded protein: MLPFKRTFESEKHQLQELNSRLAQYLSRTKQLEQENAHLIAEINKLRQVRTTGWETKYRAEMQDLRRMVGQLSFEKSQAEMEREKLWRELQMIQSLCSEQTDVCRDVSGELKNCEKELHHAHKTNSELQQRLLQLENEYKRLEDAHREEVSRVCRQVESRVAPIIRQTYRGPPVVSVEEVQEYAHGMSEGWIQTFEMYQKTVEDMEQSIKADQAMLNDLQREKMLYASELDKLRTEAEKQGQIQMRLEEELMHMQEKFRVDFSQYQMTIEQLEHERNVMADVIAQKMREHQQLLQVKMDLGMEVAAYRALLEGERIGLQDAHKRVNQHQRERIIDIKMPAQRYTPRASTLTTKQHMDIRYTPSTSSLRRSPMPSSGSISPSRVIPISVTGRARHQSPASRRDMISFNKARAAASASATTITTTSTTTKDKQAGHSENQVSRSAPKRTAEEQTVKLIWLPHTEGQMSPDKSSTPDTKSVRVVSPSMKSLVTETKTESKKYVSDEKEKGPGVDGEVKDKGRTESTIGPAEKKILDSVSVEEIIEKVIKPAGLEAKVCSSGDSKVRYHVEKTEQEDGTTKTQIVLESKVEEELDVSQDYALEELLKQGVKKVSLEDIKDTATGSMVKNLLSGLQGGEDLQNKSVNVEIIEEPVESYSDEEFEAEQKSGLTFHEPSAYFQVEEPENIPHGIQDSRGDDNVVKSNTDEPQFGSVQVQEVSRESESPHFSHDQESHEYFVSTPDENLSESEEGGGITSYGHYGIVDDLSDERYYQDDGLPQKKVTVEESDEYEFMSGDRSFAKESFPECIIEEEVRVSPIVQESVLEYLREDSLEPKEQLKGALEKLQSSVSGPLKEELAFLTKVSSESPENVAVDVKKVEQSTDNGTMTIVAELNVSQTLEESGLLEGDDLSEDQIMAALKSSNIGIEKAFQSGAGGGYSIRVSREDNVAHSVEYGDFSDKGESASEISEKHFKLGPSDKSFAFQMDVHGGHDEAASEQELQPPVLEMPVKISQEKRIATVYLESPSND